The sequence CGAAGTTGTTATATACAATAGAGTTTTAACCGAAGAAGAGATCTTAGTCAGAGCACAAGGTTTTATACAAGTCTCAGAGGCAGACGTCTTTTCCAGAGCAGATTCTTTCTTAAAATCTAAAAATTATAAAGGTGCCCGTGTTGAATATGAAAAATTAAAAGGATTACCAAGTTACGGACAAGAATATGCTCTCTTTAATATTGCAGAGAGTTACCGGTTGGAGAAAGACTATCCAAATGCCCATAAAACATTTGGAGAAATATACAAGATACACGGTTTAACTCCATACTACTGGATATATACTCTTTTCCGTGAGGCAGAAATATATAACCAACAGAAAGATTACAAAAACGCAAGAGAACTTTACCAGAAAGCGTTGGAGATAGAAGGTGCCCTTGAACATCATCTTTTCACAGCAAGTTTGGGTATAGGAGATACCTACAAAAGCGAAGGGAATTACAATACAGCAAGACGGGTATATGAAGAACTCCTACGAAAAGAAGAGACTTCACCACAACCAAGTGAGGGCTACAGGGTAAAACTTATAGACAGACTGGAGTCTATCGACGGCCTTAAAGACGGGGAACAGATTAAAAGTTCTGATGAAAAACTTTTAGCAAGGATAAACAGCCCTAAAGTATCCTTATATGTTTCTCCCAAAGGAAAAGATACCAATAAAGGCACTTTAAGAAACCCTTTTGCAACAATAAAACGGGCACAGAAAGAAGTGAAGAGTTTAAAAGAAAATGGTATGCCTAAAGGTGGTATAGTAGTATATCTGAGAGGTGGAAGATACTTCCTTTCAGAGGGGCTTCTATTTGCCAAGGAAGATTCAGGTGAGGAAGATTCACCTGTGGTATATAGAAATTATAACAATGAAGAAGTACGTCTTATAGGCGGAGTAGAGGTAAAGAACTTTACACCACTAACAGATCCAGACATTATACGCAGGTTACCTGAAGAGTCAAAAGGCAAGGTATGGGTCTCTGACCTAAAATCTCAGAATATTACCGATTATGGAAAATATGCGAACCGGGGGGGACACGGGAAGGATAGTATCAGCCCTCTAGAGTTATTTTATAATGGAAAAGTAATGCAGATATCCCGCTGGCCCAACAAAGTGTACACCAGAACAGCAAATATACCCAATCCTGACGGAGAATATAGAGGTAGAGGTAAGTTTAGAAAGAGTGTAATACATTATGACGATAACAGACCTGAGCGTTGGCTTGAAGAAAAAGATGTTTGGTTACACGGCTTTTGGTATATGGTATATGCTCAGGACCACGTTAAACTTAAATCTATTGATGTTAAAAATAAAACAATTACTCTGGAAGAAGATATAAGGTGGAGCCCCTCTTACCCAAACTATAATACGCGTGTTGGAGAAAATGTCCCCTATTTTGTATATAATCTGTTAAGCGAAATAGATTCCCCCGGCGAATGGTATCTTGACAGGGAGACAGGCAAACTATACTTCTACCCACCCGATGAGATAAAAAATAACGAGATTATCGTTTCTATCTTAAGTGAGCCAATCATATTGTCTAAAAATGCTTCTAATCTCATCTTTTACGGGCTTACTCTGGAAGCTGTACGAGCAGACGCAGTAAACTGGGAAGGTGGAAAAAATAATCTTATTGCCGGATGTACAATACGTAATACCGGACAGAATGGATACCGGGTCAGAAATGGTTGGAATCATGCAATAATTGGTTGTGATATTTACGATACCGGTGGAGGCATCTTTATGACAGGGGGCGATAGAGAAAAACTTATCCCTTCCAAACATATAGCTGATAATAATCATATCTACAGGTTCAACAGGTTTAGCGGTGGTAGTTATGCAAACGCTCTCAATGTTAACGGTGTTGGTCAGAGGGCATCTCACAACCTTATGTATGACTCTCCATCAATAGCAGTCAAGTTTGACGCTAACGACCATATCCTTGAATATAATGAGATACACGATGCACCAACAGAAGGCAGAGAAATAGGCATAATGTACACTTACGGTGAACCTTGGTATCTTATGAACAGGGGTAACCTTATAAGAAACAACTTTTTCCACCATATAAGTCCTCACTCTTCTCCAAACCTTTCGCAGGGTGTTAATGCTATTCATATAGACGCAATCAACGGTGGAATAGTGATAAAGAACAACATTTTTTACAGGTTCTGGAATGGAGTCTCCAATGCACAGCCAGAAAACCGTATAGAGAACAACCTTTTTATTGACGGGGAAATCAGGTCAATTTCTCAGGGTAACAGGTGGGCACTTTTCAACACCCTTGATGGTGAACCTCTTTATCAAAGGATATCAAATCTTGCTTTCAGGTATCTTAAGAGGGTTAGATACAAACAACCTCCCTGGAGTTATCGTTACCCTCAACTTGTAAATATGTTATATA comes from bacterium and encodes:
- a CDS encoding tetratricopeptide repeat protein codes for the protein MKRSIAVFILLALSSTFLSANNSGYSNWLKTRDSLRQDESVVAYYTFENLKEDTKILKDLSKAGRDLTYHPYKDTKTGKIYDDLQVIEGRWPEKFAARMIKGYFRGPTLNIENKQFTAECWFRRQGDGLNVLLSTEGFTRGWQIGVNFWQNRAGEIYFGIGRPVLHYALVTGKKAMPEDTWYHFATTWDGKRMKMYINGILATDIVEMTEIQNGKRVKVKKQGYDGEYTPTNRFFQLNMGAGTVALDRSDVTLDIDEVVIYNRVLTEEEILVRAQGFIQVSEADVFSRADSFLKSKNYKGARVEYEKLKGLPSYGQEYALFNIAESYRLEKDYPNAHKTFGEIYKIHGLTPYYWIYTLFREAEIYNQQKDYKNARELYQKALEIEGALEHHLFTASLGIGDTYKSEGNYNTARRVYEELLRKEETSPQPSEGYRVKLIDRLESIDGLKDGEQIKSSDEKLLARINSPKVSLYVSPKGKDTNKGTLRNPFATIKRAQKEVKSLKENGMPKGGIVVYLRGGRYFLSEGLLFAKEDSGEEDSPVVYRNYNNEEVRLIGGVEVKNFTPLTDPDIIRRLPEESKGKVWVSDLKSQNITDYGKYANRGGHGKDSISPLELFYNGKVMQISRWPNKVYTRTANIPNPDGEYRGRGKFRKSVIHYDDNRPERWLEEKDVWLHGFWYMVYAQDHVKLKSIDVKNKTITLEEDIRWSPSYPNYNTRVGENVPYFVYNLLSEIDSPGEWYLDRETGKLYFYPPDEIKNNEIIVSILSEPIILSKNASNLIFYGLTLEAVRADAVNWEGGKNNLIAGCTIRNTGQNGYRVRNGWNHAIIGCDIYDTGGGIFMTGGDREKLIPSKHIADNNHIYRFNRFSGGSYANALNVNGVGQRASHNLMYDSPSIAVKFDANDHILEYNEIHDAPTEGREIGIMYTYGEPWYLMNRGNLIRNNFFHHISPHSSPNLSQGVNAIHIDAINGGIVIKNNIFYRFWNGVSNAQPENRIENNLFIDGEIRSISQGNRWALFNTLDGEPLYQRISNLAFRYLKRVRYKQPPWSYRYPQLVNMLYREKPIGWSMDNVIERNINTGGPFISISMTPKTDNIIRNNWDGEEIIFKDRDNLNFSLRPGFPGFGLTGCDPISQEGMGVYKSSLRATWPIKRSKEDIGKYYNPKFQPLTQTNRTVMVPVRRISPPVYYTVRKKKNVPITIDGKLDKEEWGDLNPTEAIIVEKEHMGKPIKSPRTYVWLRYDNEYLYIGTKHDPDPFLKEMLPRIRNHKPWFEIGIETQHGAHSHGWWTDDMVTGPVYIFTARYSGEFVVQNLFKMPYQKVRQLEDKIQYKVSVLNEETKEWTSEMKIPLSELGTNPQEVEQLALSIGTHKKAGFFNWIPTGTQLWRVENAGFIRFEK